A stretch of Dromaius novaehollandiae isolate bDroNov1 chromosome 8, bDroNov1.hap1, whole genome shotgun sequence DNA encodes these proteins:
- the WDR47 gene encoding WD repeat-containing protein 47 isoform X1 → MRRRRRGETQARPASRPLGPPPPSSADAPLVSGPPQAAIMTAEETVNVKEAEIIKLILDFLNSRKLHISMLALEKESGVINGLFSDDMLFLRQLILDGQWDEVLQFIQPLECMEKFDKKRFRYIIMKQKFLEALCVNNAMSAADEPQHLEFTMREAVQCLHALEEYCPSKEDYSKLCLLLTLPRLTNHAEFKDWNPSTARVHCFEEACVMVAEFIPADRKLSEAGFKASSNRLFQLVMKGLLYECCVEFCQSKATGEEITESEVLLGIDLLCGNGCDDLDLSLLSWLQNLPATVFSCAFEQKMLNIHVDKLLKPTKAAYADLLTPLISKLSPYPSSPMRRPQSADAYMTRSLNPALDGLSCGLTNHDKRITDLGTKTSPMSHSFANFHYPGVQNLSRSLMLENTECHSIYEESPERSDTPVEPQHPISSETLCQSSAPENEPLNGAQNQASAKQEKNELRDSTEQFQEYYRQRLRYQQHLEQKEQQRQLYQQMLLEGGVNQEDGADQQQNLTEQFLNRSIQKLGELNIGMDSLGNDVQTLSQQCNGSKGNASTNPASNFTSPPLDASQRITADSQNVNTSTPRKCGSANQIPFPEESPVQGNQIVSEHATQPQLEDSSGNLTRTRGDEDDKSKKQFICINTLEDTQAVRAVAFHPSGSLYAVGSNSKTLRVCAYPEVIDPSAYNTPKQPVVRFKRNKHHKGSIYCVAWSPCGQLLATGSNDKYVKVLPFNAETCNATGPDLEFSMHDGTIRDLAFMEGPESGGAILISAGAGDCNIYTTDCQRGQGLHALSGHTGHILALYTWSGWMIASGSQDKTVRFWDLRVPSCVRVVGTTFHGTGSAVASVAVDPSGRLLATGQEDSSCMLYDIRGGRMVQSYHPHSSDVRSVRFSPGAHYLLTGSYDMKIKVTDLQGDLTKQLPLMVVGEHKDKVIQCRWHTQDLSFLSSSADRTVTLWTYNG, encoded by the exons atgcgccgccgccgccgaggcgagACCCAGGCCCGCCCCGCCTCACGGCCCCtgggcccgccgccgccatcttccgCTGACGCCCCGCTGGTCTCCGGGCCCCCTCAG gCTGCCATCATGACAGCTGAAGAAACAGTGAATGTTAAAGAAGCTGAAATAATTAAACTAATACTAGATTTTCTGAACTCGAGGAAACTTCATATCAGTATGCTGGCACTTGAGAAAGAAAGTGGGGTCATTAATGGCCTGTTCTCAGATGACATGCTTTTTCTAAG gcaATTGATTCTTGATGGTCAGTGGGATGAGGTTCTCCAGTTTATTCAGCCTCTTGAATGTATGGAAAAATTTGACAAGAAAAG ATTTCGTTACATTATAATGAAGCAGAAGTTCTTGGAAGCCTTATGTGTAAACAATGCGATGTCAGCAGCAGATGAGCCTCAGCAT CTGGAATTTACAATGCGAGAGGCTGTACAGTGCCTACATGCGTTGGAAGAATATTGTCCCTCTAAGGAAGACTACAGTAAACTGTGCTTGCTACTCACGTTGCCTCGCTTGACCAACCACGCAGAATTCAAAGACTGGAATCCCAGCACTGCACGGGTTCACTGCTTTGAAGAAGCTTGTGTCATGGTGGCGGAGTTTATTCCTGCTGATAGGAAACTGAGTGAGGCTGGTTTTAAAGCAAGTAGCAATCGCTTATTTCAGCTTGTGATGAAGGGATTGCTTTATGAATGTTGTGTGGAATTCTGTCAGAGTAAAGCAACAGGAGAAGAAATCACAGAAAGTGAAGTATTGCTGGGCATTGATCTCTTATGTGGTAATGGGTGTGATGACTTGGACCTTAGCTTATTATCATGGCTGCAGAATCTGCCAGCTACtgttttttcttgtgcttttgaGCAAAAGATGCTTAATATTCATGTTGACAAACTCCTCAAGCCCACAAAAGCTGCATATGCTGATCTTTTGACACCTCTTATCAGCAAGCTTTCTCCTTATCCATCATCCCCAATGAGACGGCCTCAGTCAGCTGATGCATACATGACCCGCTCCTTAAACCCTGCCTTAGATGGGCTGTCATGTGGATTAACAAATCATGATAAGCGAATCACAGACCTTGGGACCAAAACTTCTCCAATGTCGCACTCTTTTGCTAATTTTCATTACCCAGGAGTACAGAATCTTAGCCGAAGTCTCATGCTTGAGAATACTGAGTGTCACAGTATTTATGAAGAGTCACCTGAGCG AAGTGATACTCCTGTGGAGCCACAGCATCCCATCAGCAGTGAGACTTTGTGCCAGAGCTCAGCTCCAGAAAATGAACCACTTAATGGAGCACAGAATCAAGCATCAGccaaacaagagaaaaatgag CTTCGTGATTCAACAGAGCAGTTTCAGGAATATTATAGACAAAGGCTACGTTACCAGCAGCACTTAGAACAGAAAGAGCAACAGCGACAGTTATACCAGCAAATGTTGTTGGAAGGAGGTGTAAACCAAGAAGATGGAGCTGACCAGCAGCAGAACCTTACTGAACAGTTTCTTAACAG ATCTATTCAGAAGCTAGGAGAATTAAATATAGGTATGGACAGTCTTGGAAACGATGTGCAAACACTTAGCCAGCAATGTAATGGGAGCAAAGGGAATGCATCTACCAATCCAGCAAGTAACTTTACGTCACCACCTTTAGATGCTAGTCAGAGGATAACAGCTGACAGCCAAAATGTGAATACAAGCACTCCTCGGAAGTGTGGATCAGCTAATCAGATACCCTTTCCTGAAGAGTCACCTGTACAAGGGAATCAAAT TGTATCAGAACATGCTACTCAGCCACAGTTGGAAGATTCTTCGGGGAATCTAACTAGGACAAGAGGCGATGAG GATGACAAATCAAAAAAGCAGTTCATTTGCATTAATACTCTAGAAGACACGCAAGCTGTCAGAGCTGTAGCCTTTCATCCCAGTGGGAGTTTGTATGCTGTTGGCTCAAATTCCAAAACTTTGAGAGTATGTGCCTATCCAGAAGTAATTGACCCAAG tgcttaTAATACTCCTAAACAACCAGTAGTTCGTTTCAAAAGGAACAAGCATCATAAAGGATCAATTTACTGTGTGGCCTGGAGTCCCTGTGGACAGTTGTTGGCTACTGGTTCTAATGATAAATATGTGAAAGTACTGCCTTTTAATGCAGAAACTTGTAATGCAACAG gACCAGATTTGGAATTCAGCATGCATGATGGGACAATCAGAGATCTTGCTTTCATGGAGGGTCCAGAAAGTGGTGGTGCTATTTTAATAAGTGCTGGAGCAGGGGACTGTAATATTTACACAACAGATTGTCAGCGAGGACAAGGCCTGCACGCTCTAAGTGGTCATACTG GTCATATTTTAGCACTTTATACATGGAGTGGTTGGATGATTGCATCTGGATCGCAAGACAAGACTGTAAGATTCTGGGATCTGAGAGTGCCAAGCTGTGTTCGTGTTGTGGGAACAACATTTCATGGAACAG GAAGTGCTGTAGCCTCAGTAGCTGTTGATCCTAGTGGTCGTCTCCTGGCTACAGGACAAGAGGATTCCAGTTGTATGCTGTATGATATTAGAGGAGGGCGAATGGTACAGAGCTATCATCCTCATTCCAGCGATGTTCGTTCCGTTCGCTTCTCTCCAGGGGCTCACTACTTGCTCACAGGCTCATATGATATGAAAATAAAGGTCACAGACTTGCAAG GGGACCTTACGAAGCAACTTCCTCTTATGGTGGTAGGGGAGCACAAGGACAAAGTTATTCAGTGCAGATGGCACACGCAAGACCTTTCCTTCTTGTCATCTTCTGCAGACAGAACTGTAACCCTTTGGACCTACAATGGTTAG
- the WDR47 gene encoding WD repeat-containing protein 47 isoform X2: MRRRRRGETQARPASRPLGPPPPSSADAPLVSGPPQAAIMTAEETVNVKEAEIIKLILDFLNSRKLHISMLALEKESGVINGLFSDDMLFLRQLILDGQWDEVLQFIQPLECMEKFDKKRFRYIIMKQKFLEALCVNNAMSAADEPQHLEFTMREAVQCLHALEEYCPSKEDYSKLCLLLTLPRLTNHAEFKDWNPSTARVHCFEEACVMVAEFIPADRKLSEAGFKASSNRLFQLVMKGLLYECCVEFCQSKATGEEITESEVLLGIDLLCGNGCDDLDLSLLSWLQNLPATVFSCAFEQKMLNIHVDKLLKPTKAAYADLLTPLISKLSPYPSSPMRRPQSADAYMTRSLNPALDGLSCGLTNHDKRITDLGTKTSPMSHSFANFHYPGVQNLSRSLMLENTECHSIYEESPERDTPVEPQHPISSETLCQSSAPENEPLNGAQNQASAKQEKNELRDSTEQFQEYYRQRLRYQQHLEQKEQQRQLYQQMLLEGGVNQEDGADQQQNLTEQFLNRSIQKLGELNIGMDSLGNDVQTLSQQCNGSKGNASTNPASNFTSPPLDASQRITADSQNVNTSTPRKCGSANQIPFPEESPVQGNQIVSEHATQPQLEDSSGNLTRTRGDEDDKSKKQFICINTLEDTQAVRAVAFHPSGSLYAVGSNSKTLRVCAYPEVIDPSAYNTPKQPVVRFKRNKHHKGSIYCVAWSPCGQLLATGSNDKYVKVLPFNAETCNATGPDLEFSMHDGTIRDLAFMEGPESGGAILISAGAGDCNIYTTDCQRGQGLHALSGHTGHILALYTWSGWMIASGSQDKTVRFWDLRVPSCVRVVGTTFHGTGSAVASVAVDPSGRLLATGQEDSSCMLYDIRGGRMVQSYHPHSSDVRSVRFSPGAHYLLTGSYDMKIKVTDLQGDLTKQLPLMVVGEHKDKVIQCRWHTQDLSFLSSSADRTVTLWTYNG; the protein is encoded by the exons atgcgccgccgccgccgaggcgagACCCAGGCCCGCCCCGCCTCACGGCCCCtgggcccgccgccgccatcttccgCTGACGCCCCGCTGGTCTCCGGGCCCCCTCAG gCTGCCATCATGACAGCTGAAGAAACAGTGAATGTTAAAGAAGCTGAAATAATTAAACTAATACTAGATTTTCTGAACTCGAGGAAACTTCATATCAGTATGCTGGCACTTGAGAAAGAAAGTGGGGTCATTAATGGCCTGTTCTCAGATGACATGCTTTTTCTAAG gcaATTGATTCTTGATGGTCAGTGGGATGAGGTTCTCCAGTTTATTCAGCCTCTTGAATGTATGGAAAAATTTGACAAGAAAAG ATTTCGTTACATTATAATGAAGCAGAAGTTCTTGGAAGCCTTATGTGTAAACAATGCGATGTCAGCAGCAGATGAGCCTCAGCAT CTGGAATTTACAATGCGAGAGGCTGTACAGTGCCTACATGCGTTGGAAGAATATTGTCCCTCTAAGGAAGACTACAGTAAACTGTGCTTGCTACTCACGTTGCCTCGCTTGACCAACCACGCAGAATTCAAAGACTGGAATCCCAGCACTGCACGGGTTCACTGCTTTGAAGAAGCTTGTGTCATGGTGGCGGAGTTTATTCCTGCTGATAGGAAACTGAGTGAGGCTGGTTTTAAAGCAAGTAGCAATCGCTTATTTCAGCTTGTGATGAAGGGATTGCTTTATGAATGTTGTGTGGAATTCTGTCAGAGTAAAGCAACAGGAGAAGAAATCACAGAAAGTGAAGTATTGCTGGGCATTGATCTCTTATGTGGTAATGGGTGTGATGACTTGGACCTTAGCTTATTATCATGGCTGCAGAATCTGCCAGCTACtgttttttcttgtgcttttgaGCAAAAGATGCTTAATATTCATGTTGACAAACTCCTCAAGCCCACAAAAGCTGCATATGCTGATCTTTTGACACCTCTTATCAGCAAGCTTTCTCCTTATCCATCATCCCCAATGAGACGGCCTCAGTCAGCTGATGCATACATGACCCGCTCCTTAAACCCTGCCTTAGATGGGCTGTCATGTGGATTAACAAATCATGATAAGCGAATCACAGACCTTGGGACCAAAACTTCTCCAATGTCGCACTCTTTTGCTAATTTTCATTACCCAGGAGTACAGAATCTTAGCCGAAGTCTCATGCTTGAGAATACTGAGTGTCACAGTATTTATGAAGAGTCACCTGAGCG TGATACTCCTGTGGAGCCACAGCATCCCATCAGCAGTGAGACTTTGTGCCAGAGCTCAGCTCCAGAAAATGAACCACTTAATGGAGCACAGAATCAAGCATCAGccaaacaagagaaaaatgag CTTCGTGATTCAACAGAGCAGTTTCAGGAATATTATAGACAAAGGCTACGTTACCAGCAGCACTTAGAACAGAAAGAGCAACAGCGACAGTTATACCAGCAAATGTTGTTGGAAGGAGGTGTAAACCAAGAAGATGGAGCTGACCAGCAGCAGAACCTTACTGAACAGTTTCTTAACAG ATCTATTCAGAAGCTAGGAGAATTAAATATAGGTATGGACAGTCTTGGAAACGATGTGCAAACACTTAGCCAGCAATGTAATGGGAGCAAAGGGAATGCATCTACCAATCCAGCAAGTAACTTTACGTCACCACCTTTAGATGCTAGTCAGAGGATAACAGCTGACAGCCAAAATGTGAATACAAGCACTCCTCGGAAGTGTGGATCAGCTAATCAGATACCCTTTCCTGAAGAGTCACCTGTACAAGGGAATCAAAT TGTATCAGAACATGCTACTCAGCCACAGTTGGAAGATTCTTCGGGGAATCTAACTAGGACAAGAGGCGATGAG GATGACAAATCAAAAAAGCAGTTCATTTGCATTAATACTCTAGAAGACACGCAAGCTGTCAGAGCTGTAGCCTTTCATCCCAGTGGGAGTTTGTATGCTGTTGGCTCAAATTCCAAAACTTTGAGAGTATGTGCCTATCCAGAAGTAATTGACCCAAG tgcttaTAATACTCCTAAACAACCAGTAGTTCGTTTCAAAAGGAACAAGCATCATAAAGGATCAATTTACTGTGTGGCCTGGAGTCCCTGTGGACAGTTGTTGGCTACTGGTTCTAATGATAAATATGTGAAAGTACTGCCTTTTAATGCAGAAACTTGTAATGCAACAG gACCAGATTTGGAATTCAGCATGCATGATGGGACAATCAGAGATCTTGCTTTCATGGAGGGTCCAGAAAGTGGTGGTGCTATTTTAATAAGTGCTGGAGCAGGGGACTGTAATATTTACACAACAGATTGTCAGCGAGGACAAGGCCTGCACGCTCTAAGTGGTCATACTG GTCATATTTTAGCACTTTATACATGGAGTGGTTGGATGATTGCATCTGGATCGCAAGACAAGACTGTAAGATTCTGGGATCTGAGAGTGCCAAGCTGTGTTCGTGTTGTGGGAACAACATTTCATGGAACAG GAAGTGCTGTAGCCTCAGTAGCTGTTGATCCTAGTGGTCGTCTCCTGGCTACAGGACAAGAGGATTCCAGTTGTATGCTGTATGATATTAGAGGAGGGCGAATGGTACAGAGCTATCATCCTCATTCCAGCGATGTTCGTTCCGTTCGCTTCTCTCCAGGGGCTCACTACTTGCTCACAGGCTCATATGATATGAAAATAAAGGTCACAGACTTGCAAG GGGACCTTACGAAGCAACTTCCTCTTATGGTGGTAGGGGAGCACAAGGACAAAGTTATTCAGTGCAGATGGCACACGCAAGACCTTTCCTTCTTGTCATCTTCTGCAGACAGAACTGTAACCCTTTGGACCTACAATGGTTAG